The Cydia amplana chromosome 10, ilCydAmpl1.1, whole genome shotgun sequence DNA window ttttcatacaatgaATAAGTGTTGCGAAAATTTGAGATGTATCTCTCAAATACCTCTACACAGCTCCACGCATGAATAAAGCCGGAGAAGAAGAATTTTTATatagtattatattataatactacTTACAAATAGCGATCCCAAAGAATATGGCCACCGCAACATAAGAACCGTAAGATGCGCAGAATGGCGTCGCGGCAACAGATATctgaaaataacaaaacaaatttgAGGTGTTTGatgattaagagccaacaggagctaagattaaaatattttaggtaaatatacccgtctcgctaacggaagcggctcctaaaactagtgcgataaggacaaggcgaaaaatcctgcgtaaaaatatcaaaaatcgaggtttcgtactcgactgtttcctcctccaaaacttaaccaatcgtaaccaaatttggaaatctaaatgattatgacattatctgtgtcggaccgttttgattttttgactaattgatgtcagttttgaatagcacgcctctcattgcggcatagtcaattaggccattttggccatttttgaagggctctagcgccttaaaaaacaaaaatatcaaaaaaagcaaaacggtccgacacagatattgacaatattaatctgtgttgaaaaaatcattgctctagcttcaaaacccacggaggaaacagtcgagtacgtttgtatggagaaatgaccactcctgttggctcttaaacttTTGTTTATATGGATATTTGTGTTTGTCGTGCCGATGTCAACCTAGTGTCCTTTACATAAACTCGTCTTTACGGTGGCAATGACAAGGCAGCGACCTAGGTCCTAGTCGCAAGATAACCGCCCGATTGTGTGATGCAGATGTGAACCTAATGACATTAACATAAAGTCGTATTTACCGTGGCAATAACAAGGCAGACATTGTTGAGCAATAGTGAATCCATCCAGGGAAAGTCGGCGACCCAGCCGCAAGCGATACGGCCGATTGTGTTCGTGATGCCGATGATGGATAGGAGGAAGGAAGCTTGCGATGATTCTACACCCTGAAATATACAAATAGCAAATACGCAATATTAGTCAAAAGTCTGAAGAAACATATTTATCTGAATTGACAAAAGAGATAAGAAGTTTACATATctgcataataaaataatgtatggtatttgattttaattatggCTGGCGAGGTTAGAAATTTAAACAATTTTACTGAGTAATGTTAATACAGTTAGACATTGCTTTGTTTATCATAGATATGTTTATCCTTTCATGTAATACGGCATTCTAGTTTGGAGCAAAACAGagttaatacaattacttaacaCAATGTTCAACGTGTTAGGACCGAAGGCGGCCATGTCCAAGTTGTTGGATACACATATGAGTATGAAAGCGATCTTCACATTGGATGTAGATCCGCACGCAGCTCCAGTGTGCGAGTAGGACCTCGCTATATACTTCCATAGCGCTGTCCCAATCAGAAACTGAAGCGGCATGGCGATTCGCATCGGTGATAAACGCAGAAGGCGGGGATGTGTAGtggggcattccacgagaatgtcgcttacgtaacgacattattctaatacttctgaaaatgcTGAGTAAGCTATATTGGGTCTGTTACTATTTCACGACTTGGCTAAGAAATTGGCAGTATATTCTAGAACTTTAGGGATTTGattaaggtagctgccatacaaggcgaaagcgttacgtaagcgacattctcgtggaatgccccaGTAAGCTCATGTCTATGGACCAGGGGCTGGAACGGGttggtattaaataaataaataataaataagtattataggacatttttttacacaaattgactaagccccacagtaagctcaagaaggcttgtgttgtgggtactcagacaacggtatatataatatacaaatacttaaatacatagaaaacaaccatgactcaggaagaaatatctgtgctcatcacacaaataaatgcccttactgggattcgaacccaggaccgcggcttcacaggcagggtcactacccactaggccagaccggtcgtcacaaTTACGGTATTACGTACATTAAGCATGGCGGCGTCCACGATGTACACGAAGGGTACGTAGAGGCCGGCCATGCCGAAGATGTTGGACACGCCGATCAGCATGAACGCGGGGTCGCGCAGCAGGCTCATGTCCAGCATGGACCCGAGGGCGGACTTGAACGATTGGGGCAGCGATAAGCACGGGCATAGGTCGTATTCTGAAATATACAATTTAagataaatacaataatacaattaaaaaagacacaaacaaagacactaaaactaccttaaaataaaaaataaaaaaaacacactaTTAATAAACTAACCTACTTATCGCCCCCATTCCGACCCCCACCCAGCCCAAAAGTGCCAAAGATACTAGCGGCATTACCGCGCTGGATGGCAAGCGATATCTGTTGGACTAAGTAGGAGCCTGAACGTGgatttaagataaatatttttgcacTTTGTTTTTCAAACACATTAGTgttcgaataatatccatcattaggtattatatttatagtatgcaTTTTATAAATACGTATGTGGTAGTTTgtttatattgtatttatttatgtagtttataagtatagtttgatttttttctctctctgcactaattataggtatctctgtttggccctatggttgactgggaGAGAATGCCATTCGGCATTAAGTCCACCATTTGTACactgttgtatatattttgtgcaacagtttaaataaataaataaataaacctgtCCCTGTTTAGCTTTATGATTGAATGATAGAAAATGTCATTAGGTGTTAAGTAATCTCTGGTATCGTGCGGTCTGCAAACCGAAAGATGTTGAAATTTGACGaaatttatttatgaaacaAGAGCGTCGCCAAGGGGAGGGCAGCGGATTAATATTTGTAACTGTATGGCTTTCCCCCTCCCCTTAGCCAtcggccatattttttttttatctattactcaaataagtgacagcattacagtaaaaaccaaggcactgtgaaactacaaaacaagaatacaagaaaacaaataacactacaaataaaaaccaaTGACAAATTAAACATTAGATTTGGGCGACTACATAACAGCGTGACTCCGTTGCGTCGTCTGACTTGGTGTAggataatagtagtttgtgttacaagggatcaaaatgatatatttccgtcaagggcgtacattgaatcctgagcgtaatgagggattcaagtgttaacgcccaagatgaaataattttgatacctaccgtgtgacacatactgcttttcacatcaactatgaggaaaataaataaatcttagtgttgacacaatctgatgcttaaacaggttatttaagctaaaaaaataacgtacaaaaaatgtaaaaatagtgtgctagaacagaaaagtgttactttgatccctcctagcagggaggaaaagtgccactttgatccctcctatagttcgtttttttagcattagaaagaacttgaaagaaggtaagcgattttgacatgtcttttaattgaaaaacactttttaaaaaccaataactattacttatgaaagcagaagactataaaagatcgtattagattcataattgttacatatttaccgttacttaattttaaaatgtgtttttcaattaaaagacacatcaagattgtttaccttatttctaatgctaaaaaaacgaactatagcagggaagaaaaagcttagttaaaaaaaaatagtttaaatttactttagtattaagttttagttaagtacattgcTATGTACCCTAACAGGGTTCATGTGAACACTAGCTGTAAAATGCTCTTTGTAAGACCTTATGTAACACATGATTATAAAtgcaataaatgaaaaaaaaaaaaaaaaaaggcagGTTGAGCACCGAGCCGGAGTAGAAGATGTCCTTGCGGGACATGGGCCGCACCATGCGGGACTCGCGCGGCCCCGCCACAGACAGCTTCGAGTTGTACATGACGCTCTCTGTGTAggataaaatgttttttcaacTCACGTTCTTGAGCTTCCGCGTCCCCAGCCTGCCTGCTCTGGGGCAGGCTTAGCACGGAGTTCCTGTAGGCCTGCAGGCTCTTCTGGCTCTGGTACTGCGGCAGGTTGAGCACCGAGCCGGAGTAGAAGATGTCCTTGCGGGACATGGGCCGCACCATGCGGGACGGCTCGCGCGGCCCCGCCACAGACAGCTTCGAGTTGTACATGACGCTCTCTGTGTCGCCCTGGAAGAACGCCATGGTTtatgttcgtttttttttcattcttttaggtaaacaaacagCCACTACAAGTAATATTTACTATACTAATTACCATATTATCTACCATATGTGTGGCCCACGGCGCTTACCACTAATTAGTATGAATAATGTTCATTCAGAGCCAAACTAACCACAGAATggttagttatatttatatatttggtagGTACTGGAAATACATTGTAAGGAAGTCATTCCGATAAGAATTTAGAAGTGTTTAAAAGTTGAATGGGGTCTAATACTTTTGTAGAACTTTTCAACAATTCATAAAATAACAACTCAAAAGTTTGGAAACCCttcctacttaaaaaaaaactaagctgACGCCCGTGTATGTAAGAAATAATACGGTATAAAAGTAATTAGTCTGCACTTACATCGATTCTGTATTGACTATTCATGGAAGTTTTGGATGTGGCTTTAATAGCAGCTAAGGACGGTTTGAATCTGAAACAAAAAAGCAAAATTAGTTATCAACTTACTTCAAATCACTAACACTCACATAAGCAACAACTGTACATAAAACATGCGACTTTCGACCTGCAAAAACATATATAAGCGAGCTCCATAACATAATGTGTTGAAAAAAGTCGATCGGGCATTGCAGGGTACAGGGTTGCCATCCACTACATCCTTGTCCACCACCTATATAAAAATCGTCTACACTTCCTTGAGCTGGCATTCAAAGAACGGAACGGAGCCGTTCTTGGCAACCCCGGTGCCTGCGCTCTGAACGCGAACAATACCTTGAAATACCTCGCCGCAATATGATCAAGCAtcaatacatagtataaaacaaagtcgcttcccgctgtctctctgttcctatgtatgcttagatcattaaaactacgcaacggatttagatgcggttctGTTAATAGATACATTAAAAACGGGATATCATTGCCGCGCCTATATTAACACCCGACTTGTGTAATCTCAGATAAGTCAATCGCAAAAGAGAAAATTCTGTACGGCCGTTTACAAAACACAAGAGATTGTTGGTTTACTCCaactaaggcgtaattagagtgacagagaatgaTGCATGCAATTAgcaaacttcggtgttcgcggcaTATTGATATGTTTGTAAAATTCTATCTAGTCTAGTAGTAGTATGCCCTGTGCGCTATGATAGCTCGCCGTGATACTTACACTAGCAGCTAGCACATTCCTTTGAGTCCAAAGAGTGAGATTGAACAGTTATTACCTTATTACGAAAACATATCTTTCGGCTTGCCTTACTAAAAAACCCTAGGCACGCCACTGCCCTTGACAGGTCACCATAACATCCCTTGTCCACCACCTATATTAAGGTTGTCTACACTACCTATCGCCTGACCTATCGCCGGTGCTCTGCTTGCGTTGGCGGTCGAAGAACGGCACGGAGCCGTTCTTGGGCAACCCGGGTGCTTGCGAGCTAAAGGCCGGCGATGAGACGTTGCGGGACATCTGGTTGCCGCCGTTGGTGACGCCATTTTCCCCCTAGAAATATAAGAAAGTGTGTCACAAtctaaaaaacaaaatttcttACTCTACGAAATTTTCGACGGCTGTGTTCTTCATTCTTATTATGGAATTAAATAGCGTTTCGGATGTTTTGAACTTTATAAGATTGTGAGTAgcttaaaatttgttttatcgGGAACAGAATAGATAAAACTGCGTACCCTCTCCTATTTAGATTTAagcaaaattattgttttctcAGTGAGTGATTTATGTAAATCTTTTGAGATATAAATATCTTAAACCATAAACCAtaacttaatatttaaaactttcgcgttttgaacacatattaactcacatttatagacgggtctaacgcgaaagtTATTCAATTAActcgttagacccgtctataaatgtgagttaatatgcgTATAACTTATCTGGTTTCATCATTGTCAAAAgtggtgtaattttttttgtcttGTGTTTTCGATCACGGCTATCATAGATAcaaacaaaaaagccgaacgaGAAAAAACCTATAAATTATTTAGCAGTTCATATATCAGTTTTTGTTACAGTTTTTGTAGCTCCAAGAATTCAAACGAATAATAGGGTTTTTTATCTGCGTGCATAAAATACAAAACTATGtatgaaaatgtattattttgtacACAATATCTGAGGTCATGATGAAGTATGAATTGTGTAGCTTTTAACTAACTAGACTCAGGTCAAATGATTTAAAGAAAGTTAtgtgttatttataaaatgacATACCAATGTTAGTTAACAgaagtttgttttaatttgtcTTTACAAGACTGTATATGCGTAAGAGAGAAAGAGAACACTAACATAAGCATGACATCCTTTATGAAAAATACCAAACAAAATTGAGCCATGAAATTTAAGAGTCGAGCCAAGCTCTGCGCTGCCTTTGCAGTGCAGTTAGTACTGGAACTGTCACCATAAACGTGAAATCACTATAAaacatatgacgtttataatggcaCTACCACACATTGTTACGTCAAAGTCAGTGGAGTTGGCTTATAGGGACTCTAGATAGGTAATGAAAGTTTTGAAGCATGCTGCCAATTTTGTTTGACGAATGCCGTTCACACTATTATAGGTACCTCACGTGCCCTCGGCCTTCGGACACTTCCATGGCGAAAGCCAAATACGACAGATTTggatacctaataaataacataataactaaaaggtttttatcatcaaaattatttcattttctAACTATGGGAAGTTAAGGACAAACGAATTTTTGTAGGTAGTTGTTGTTTTTACCAAGTATTTACAAAAAGGTACACTTTTTTATTGCTCTTGAGTATATTTATCTGTGTTCCTATGATAGGTAATAAAATTGTGTACTTATACCAGCGGTTACAGAAACTTATCGAATCCGCAGCATTTTTTGTACAAAAGTTCTTCAGTGATGACTTGCCAAAGAACTATggcaatataaaaataacttacaCAATACCTCATACCAGTCTTTGAATCATCGCAGAACTTTTCACTATAGGTtcgaattaaaataaaaaactatcaGGATTCTGAAAATCGTAAAATTACCTTCTTCTTGTCTCCATTATCATCCGTAACCCTCGCCTCCGTGATGGTGGGCAGCGTGGGCACAGTGGGCACGCCGGGCATGTTGGGCACCGTGGGCACGCGCGCCAGCGCCTCCAGGTTGAGCGACGAGTGCACGCCGGGGTCCACGTTCAGCGGGGCCTGCAAATATTGCCCTGACTTGTCCGTGGCCTGCTGACATACAACCTCTTAACATATGCACGGTGGTGGAATACGCATGTTAGCTCAGTAGCCATGGCACCTGTTGCCCGATGGGATGGGAACCAATGATAGTAAATGCTAAATAGAACAGATGATCCCTTTCGAACTTAAAAATGGATATCTGCACTATTTATCTTGGTCAACGTGCATGTATGAGGTGTACACATAATGGGAGGACGGTTGAATGGAGCCCAATCCTATATGAAATCCAGTATGGAATATTTACAAGACCGGTCATGCTTATAATATCGGTAATGATTTGAATACATACGTTTATACAACAATATCCCGATGTAATGGTGAAATGGTAAAATAGCTGACAGACAATATTATAGATGACCCATAACAATTATTGTTGACACCAGTATGAAGTGTGTGAACATGTGTGGGTAATACGATAATGAGTCACAAATTCTTATCACAGTTTTAATGTAGAattacaattgtttttttagcaaTGTTTCTGATAATCGCCTAATACTCGTACGCTAAACCTAAATACAATATGTATTTCcgatgtataataaaataatttgtcgAGTTGATAAATTCATAGACGAAAAtccttatgtatattttattgatatctTGGGTTTCATAGATATTCGtggtttatgtacctacctagttgaaataaagtggtTTATTATGATGTAGTTATCACAAGGGTTGACCAAGCAATGTTGTTGCCAGAATTCCTGACCATGTGTTTTTTATCCTAAAGCTGTCAATGCAGCAATCTATCattgaaaaatatgtatacttGTATATAACAGTAGTCGTTTACCACAACGACCGCGTTTTTTTCCTACGACCCTATGATATACGTATATCCCCTTAGTAACAGTGGTGTTAACATAAATGATCATGACTCCAGTAAATTATGCAAATGTATGTATTAGCTGTGACGGCCTGACGCCACTTGACCCTTACCATGCTGCCCAAAGCGACCGGTTAGTGAGTTGGTGGTCGACATTACCTTCAGCCTCTTCTCCATAGTACCGTCGGGCAGTTGGACCACGAAGTATGAGCCACCGATCGAGCCGCGCTCCATTTGGAGTCGCTTTTCTTCTGCCATGCGTTGTAGGAGGGGCTTCTCTCCAGATGACTGAAATGTGAGAAACGGATTTTAAATTACCGTGAAAAGGTAATTTACATCATGTCAAATATCAGATCAAGGACTGACAATACTAATATCCTTCCTAAAACAGTCGAACACTGCAGCAACAGCCGAATTTGTTGGCCGTTAGTAAGTACTATACATACTAACGTTGACGGTATATCCGAACTCCACCCGGTATTGGAGGTAATAAGAACAACTTGCCTTAAGATAAACACTACCCAATAAACCATACATTACCATACCAAAGTCTGGGCCTGCACGAATGGGTTCCAGGGCTCTCCAAACACACGCTTATTGAGGATTGATCCAGCCATTATTTAGTAGCAGATCAGCGTTCTTGTCACAACTCACCTTAGGATAGACGAGCGGCCTCATAAGCGCTCCAAACACCGCGCAGTTCAGAATGAGTCCAGCCAGCAGCAGATTAGCGTTCTGCCACGAGCCGAACTCGTTGAGCAAGATGGCGGCGAGCGGCGCGAAGCTGAACGTGCCCACGCCAGAGCCGCACACGGCGATGCCGGTGGCAAGGGAACGCCGCGCCTCGAAGTAGTAGCCCACGGCCACTACTGACGGGAGGTAGATCATACCGAAGCCTATGCCTGAAAGAGGAATTAATGGAAAGCTTTGTATAATGCAGACAAATACGaggaaatattatttttctgtgtatattatataaaggaTTTGTTTAAAAACACTAAGCTCTTTGGAATAGACGGGCGTCTCAGAGAGAAAAAGTTGGTGTGTATTGTAGTGTATAAATTATGTATCCGAGCTTTACCTACATTACTCGCGGGATAAACGCTTAGATAAAAGAGAAAGGATTGAACTAAAGCTTCAAACCTATAACTGCGTTCAGAAGTGAGGTTGGGTTAGACTTTAGCCCTTCTGAACTCTGTTACTAGAAACATAACAGGAACCAGAAATAAAAAAGTGGTTGCCGACAATCATCGCGAGCAATTTGGCTCAACGCCCAATAAGAGGACTTTGGCCAATTTACCAGCATTCAGCATTACTCGAAGAGCAGCTCATTAGCCCGCTTTGATGTGTTAACAAGTAATCAGCCAACGTGATTTAGATACCAAGAGTCTCGAAATGTACTTCAATAATCTCATAATATCATTCAGTTTTGACAAAGATATCATATTAATGACGCCATTCAATATACATCAAAGGGGTAATAGCATCCTGTTTTGACATGACATGAGTGTAATCAAAACAGCCTCAAAGTTTGCAGGTATGGTAAAgcggtacctatataaataagcACCGCTAATTACCTCACCCAGTCACTTCTCCATAATAGTTTCGTTATTGGTGTTATTtcaagtacctaagtactttaTAGGTATGTACAGTCGACTAATTTGACTTTGCCACATTGACAATAACACGAGATTCATGGGTTTTTGTTTCATTCCTCATCATTTAGGACAAGTTATAGCAATATGCAATTGTAATCATGTTAGGTACTACATATATCTAGGTGAGTGACAGTTTGCATGTGGGAATGGTTGAATGTATAGGTGGATATTTGTTACTCTTTCACGCAAAACACAGCACCGTATCGGGATGAAATTTAAAAcggatacctacttaattatgtgTATACCTATACACACCCACTGACCTACCTATACTGACCTTGACCTTAAAAAACAGGAGTGGAAGGTGAATATTATTCTACGTGAAGGGAGACAGACCTGATCTAGCCTAATTAGTTATCATCATAGGTATTAAGATATCGGCGGCCGGCAAAGTAGTTACTGAAAACAAGGTTACATTTTAAGAATATTTCAATATCGCAAATTACCTCACCCAGTCACTACTCCAAATACTTTCTATATGAAGTTATAATTACATTGAATTTACCTTATGTTTGTATAGAAATATGGAATAGTGGAATATGAGCGAGTGAGTCAGGCTGCCGGCCCACAAATCGTTATTGAAACCAGACAAAGGAGCAGATGAACTGTTGCGAACCGGGGTCGACGGTCCGTGCGTCATACTAAACGAACTATATATCACACATATTAATCACTAATTAGTACATACATAATTGTATCATAGGTGTTAATATTTGCTATTgacaaacaattaaaataatttatagctTTCGATAAAAAGTACACAAGACGCGCACGAGCTAAAGGCCTTTGTTCTTTGTTTCCTGAGCCGATCGAGTTATGAACTTGAGTGGAAGAAAAAGAAAAGGTTTGTGAGAaggttaaaaaacaaataaatctgATAAAAGGCAGTCAAACAAATGGTTGCATGTTAGCAGATTTTGTATCAACCGTAGGTATTTCAATAAATTACTACGAAATGTTTACTATATTTTTATCACTCGATTAGGTAGTCTATTTCCGTTGACATTAGTGGTCACGAACTCGTGGCACGGCGTGACTAATTGCATTTTTCGGCTAAATTTAACAGCATTAATGCACAAACACTGCGCCTACAATACAGTAGCCCTTTTTAAGATAAATCCGGAATATCATTAACGTGTCACTACACTTTGAACCCCTTTGTTCTCAAtggaaaagaaaatacaaaGTTCAGACGAGGGAGATTCAGGGAGGGACTGAAACCATATAAATGATTAATCGTTCAAAATGCAGAGTTTTAAAGTCCTCTGATAAATGTTTTGCAGTTGAATGAATGTTTACATGTCGATAACATGATAACGAAGTGATCTGCAATGCAAACCGTCCAACGCATTTAATACTTGAAAATGTGTCAATAAATGAGTTCCATAGCTACAAAGagatgaaacaaaaataattcagCGTTTTGTACTATCTTTCGCGGTTTAGATAGATCAGCCAATTACATAGAaacaaaagtgaaaaaaatgttaaagtcTAGCCTAATCTTAACAAAAGTAGTCGTGAATTGTTTTGGGCATAAGTTCCTCCGATAATTCTTGTCAAAATAGTGGACATATTAAAGTGTTTAACCGACAAATGTCAAGCTATATAGGCAAATCTTTGTGTATGACTGACAGACTGAAAGACTGACAAGTTGATAATAAAGCTAACTgcttgctaatgtcaaattaatttaatacttgAATATGCGATCAATCATCAATGCGATTTACAAAGcgataaaacaaaaatagtccAATGCTTCGAGCTCATAACCGTGGCGAAACGTTTACGCATGGAACCGACATTGAAATTCGATGATCTCACGTTCGGCTGCCAACTGGGATTCGACGACTGACGCTAAACAGTGCTAATGAATCTAGTTTTCGAGTTTACAAGGGATTCTGTTTGACGTTCGCGCTGCCTTGATGTGGCTCTAACGAATCCGATTCGTGAGAGTTGCAAGAATGTTGTATCAATATTGAATCTCTACAGGAAGATGTTCAGGTTCAGGCTGCGAAGGCATGAATTTGCGACAAAGACGAAATGTTCGTGACACGCATGCTTGAACCACAATGGCGTCTTAATTGCACGACGCGAAGAATTAGGTCAATTTGTCGCACATGGCATGTCATCGGGAACGTTGTGCACGAACTGCAGTACTCGTATAACtaaattaatacattttaacaagtagaaacgtctgcgaacggtGCTATTAAACTTATAATCAATTTAAAAGTCGAAAAATTACTGCCCTgggtgagttcaagtctcatccaGGGCAGTAGTTTTTCTAAGCTTAAACTATTAACTGTCAAGTTTTTGCATTTTCAGTAACTAAGCGCCAAGATGTCTTATCATTTTAAGGAGAAATTGTAGTCAGTTGCAGAAATAGAAGTTTGTACTTACAGCGTTTTCCCGTGCATGTGCTGCGTTACGTGGTTTGAGCATAATTACACTACAGCAACTAATCATC harbors:
- the LOC134651323 gene encoding monocarboxylate transporter 3 isoform X2 is translated as MGQTAGAEAVEDEDDQPRISINPTESSLTESETSCEEAARLTAEGAEDDDEAYDYGALPPPPDGGYGWVVVFASFMCNLIVDGIAYTFGIFLPELVTYFGEGKGTVAWVGSLLSGVYLAAGPIVSALCNKYGCRAVCVAGSLVAASAFVLSTFSKNVTVMMITYGLLGGIGFGMIYLPSVVAVGYYFEARRSLATGIAVCGSGVGTFSFAPLAAILLNEFGSWQNANLLLAGLILNCAVFGALMRPLVYPKSSGEKPLLQRMAEEKRLQMERGSIGGSYFVVQLPDGTMEKRLKATDKSGQYLQAPLNVDPGVHSSLNLEALARVPTVPNMPGVPTVPTLPTITEARVTDDNGDKKKVSKSVVFGFRHGSVRRPRAREGENGVTNGGNQMSRNVSSPAFSSQAPGLPKNGSVPFFDRQRKQSTGDRFKPSLAAIKATSKTSMNSQYRIDGDTESVMYNSKLSVAGPREPSRMVRPMSRKDIFYSGSVLNLPQYQSQKSLQAYRNSVLSLPQSRQAGDAEAQEQYDLCPCLSLPQSFKSALGSMLDMSLLRDPAFMLIGVSNIFGMAGLYVPFVYIVDAAMLNGVESSQASFLLSIIGITNTIGRIACGWVADFPWMDSLLLNNVCLVIATISVAATPFCASYGSYVAVAIFFGIAISGYISLTSIILVDLLGLDKLTNAFGLLILFRGAAAIVGSPLAGAVYDATKNYDASFYMAAAFFLAATLTSFAAPLFRRKPDEVQQPGDALTPIDEDLEEADEDPDDTPITMGMARAAPAITRTAASPTAAPPDLSQRESVL
- the LOC134651323 gene encoding monocarboxylate transporter 3 isoform X6 yields the protein MGQTAGAEAVEDEDDQPRISINPTESSLTESETSCEEAARLTAEGAEDDDEAYDYGALPPPPDGGYGWVVVFASFMCNLIVDGIAYTFGIFLPELVTYFGEGKGTVAWVGSLLSGVYLAAGPIVSALCNKYGCRAVCVAGSLVAASAFVLSTFSKNVTVMMITYGLLGGIGFGMIYLPSVVAVGYYFEARRSLATGIAVCGSGVGTFSFAPLAAILLNEFGSWQNANLLLAGLILNCAVFGALMRPLVYPKSSGEKPLLQRMAEEKRLQMERGSIGGSYFVVQLPDGTMEKRLKAPLNVDPGVHSSLNLEALARVPTVPNMPGVPTVPTLPTITEARVTDDNGDKKKGENGVTNGGNQMSRNVSSPAFSSQAPGLPKNGSVPFFDRQRKQSTGDRSGDRFKPSLAAIKATSKTSMNSQYRIDGDTESVMYNSKLSVAGPREPSRMVRPMSRKDIFYSGSVLNLPQYQSQKSLQAYRNSVLSLPQSRQAGDAEAQEQYDLCPCLSLPQSFKSALGSMLDMSLLRDPAFMLIGVSNIFGMAGLYVPFVYIVDAAMLNGVESSQASFLLSIIGITNTIGRIACGWVADFPWMDSLLLNNVCLVIATISVAATPFCASYGSYVAVAIFFGIAISGYISLTSIILVDLLGLDKLTNAFGLLILFRGAAAIVGSPLAGAVYDATKNYDASFYMAAAFFLAATLTSFAAPLFRRKPDEVQQPGDALTPIDEDLEEADEDPDDTPITMGMARAAPAITRTAASPTAAPPDLSQRESVL
- the LOC134651323 gene encoding monocarboxylate transporter 3 isoform X5, which encodes MGQTAGAEAVEDEDDQPRISINPTESSLTESETSCEEAARLTAEGAEDDDEAYDYGALPPPPDGGYGWVVVFASFMCNLIVDGIAYTFGIFLPELVTYFGEGKGTVAWVGSLLSGVYLAAGPIVSALCNKYGCRAVCVAGSLVAASAFVLSTFSKNVTVMMITYGLLGGIGFGMIYLPSVVAVGYYFEARRSLATGIAVCGSGVGTFSFAPLAAILLNEFGSWQNANLLLAGLILNCAVFGALMRPLVYPKSSGEKPLLQRMAEEKRLQMERGSIGGSYFVVQLPDGTMEKRLKATDKSGQYLQAPLNVDPGVHSSLNLEALARVPTVPNMPGVPTVPTLPTITEARVTDDNGDKKKGENGVTNGGNQMSRNVSSPAFSSQAPGLPKNGSVPFFDRQRKQSTGDRSGDRFKPSLAAIKATSKTSMNSQYRIDGDTESVMYNSKLSVAGPREPSRMVRPMSRKDIFYSGSVLNLPQYQSQKSLQAYRNSVLSLPQSRQAGDAEAQEQYDLCPCLSLPQSFKSALGSMLDMSLLRDPAFMLIGVSNIFGMAGLYVPFVYIVDAAMLNGVESSQASFLLSIIGITNTIGRIACGWVADFPWMDSLLLNNVCLVIATISVAATPFCASYGSYVAVAIFFGIAISGYISLTSIILVDLLGLDKLTNAFGLLILFRGAAAIVGSPLAGAVYDATKNYDASFYMAAAFFLAATLTSFAAPLFRRKPDEVQQPGDALTPIDEDLEEADEDPDDTPITMGMARAAPAITRTAASPTAAPPDLSQRESVL